Within bacterium, the genomic segment TCCGACTTTATCGCTCCTCGTGCGGATGGATTCCGGCACAAGCCCTTTGAGCGCCTCTCTCATGACATATTTGGTTCTGCCGCTCCGGATTTTCTGATCGGAAGGCAGGGAAAATAAAAACGATACCAGCCGGTGGTCGAGAAACGGGAGCCGCGCCTCGACGGAAAAGGCCATCGAATTTCTGTCCTCGTAACGCAGCAGAGCAGGGAGGCTCGATCTGGTGAACAGCTCATACAGCCGTCCGTTGAGCCGGTCGGAAAATTCAGGTGTCTGTGGTGATTCGATTGTCCGGGCTATGTTGACGATATCTCCGTTTACCCAGGAAACATTCCTTCCGCGATCATAACGGTTTGCCATGCGGATCATTGCCCGGTGACTCAGAAAACCGGCGCCTGCAGCGGACAGTGACCGCACCAGAGGTGCGCCTGTCAGGGAGCGGTACGCGGCAAACTCGCGCCAAGCCTGTAGCGGTTTCATGTTTCTCATGAGTCCCGCGAAAAAGACGGGGAACAGGTAATGATAACCCGCAAGCTCCTCGTCGGCGCCCTGGCCATCGAGAGTGACCGTTGTACCGTGTTTACGGGCGAGCCGGAATACGCTGTACTGTGCATACTGGCTTGTCGAGCCGAAGGGTTCGTCCTGACAGTGGATGAGGTCGTTGATATCATCCGCAAGCTGCGAGGGCGAGGGGCGGACACGGTGGCTCTCGACATCGATAAACCGTGTTATTTCATCGATGTAAACCGTTTCGTCCTCGCTGAATGACGGACCATACACTGCCGAATACGTTTTCTGGTTGCCCTTTTCGAGCCATGGCCTGGCGACACATACTACCGCCGAACTGTCGAGCCCTCCCGACAGGCAGGTTCCCACGGGAACATCGCTTCTGAGCCTCAGTTTCACCGATGATGTGAAAAGTTCGATAAACCGTTCCTGATATTCCTGATCCCGCCCGGAGAGCGTTTCGAGGGTTTCGGAGAGGTTCCACCATCGCCGGGGTTCCGGAAGCGTTGTTGATTCGAACGGAATACTTAAAAAACAGCCCGGTTCGAGACGACGGATGTCTTTAAAAAATGTCCACTCGAAACAATCAGTCCGTGAATGAACAAGATAGTCCGCTATCGCCCTCTCGTCGGGATCGCGGGA encodes:
- a CDS encoding asparagine synthase C-terminal domain-containing protein codes for the protein SRDPDERAIADYLVHSRTDCFEWTFFKDIRRLEPGCFLSIPFESTTLPEPRRWWNLSETLETLSGRDQEYQERFIELFTSSVKLRLRSDVPVGTCLSGGLDSSAVVCVARPWLEKGNQKTYSAVYGPSFSEDETVYIDEITRFIDVESHRVRPSPSQLADDINDLIHCQDEPFGSTSQYAQYSVFRLARKHGTTVTLDGQGADEELAGYHYLFPVFFAGLMRNMKPLQAWREFAAYRSLTGAPLVRSLSAAGAGFLSHRAMIRMANRYDRGRNVSWVNGDIVNIARTIESPQTPEFSDRLNGRLYELFTRSSLPALLRYEDRNSMAFSVEARLPFLDHRLVSFLFSLPSDQKIRSGRTKYVMREALKGLVPESIRTRSDKVGFSTPEAHWYRNEMLPYIREVIGSSTTRKRGLYAVPKLMSLIDVNAAGTVNAGRAIWRALNLELWFRRFID